The proteins below are encoded in one region of Archocentrus centrarchus isolate MPI-CPG fArcCen1 chromosome 13, fArcCen1, whole genome shotgun sequence:
- the ywhae1 gene encoding tyrosine 3-monooxygenase/tryptophan 5-monooxygenase activation protein, epsilon polypeptide 1 has product MGEREDLVYQAKLAEQAERYDEMVESMKKVADMDVELTVEERNLLSVAYKNVIGARRASWRIISSIEQREENKGGEEKLKMIREYRQKVEKELKNICNEILEALERHLLPSAKIGESKVFYNKMKGDYHRYLAEFATGNDRKEAAENSLVAYKAATDLAMSELPPTHPIRLGLALNFSVFYYEILNSPDRACRLAKAAFDDAIAELDTLSEESYKDSTLIMQLLRDNLTLWTSDMQGEGEEQNKEALQDAEDEAQ; this is encoded by the exons AGATGGTGGAGTCTATGAAGAAGGTGGCAGACATGGACGTGGAGCTCACAGTGGAGGAGAGGAACCTTCTATCAGTGGCCTACAAGAATGTGATCGGAGCTCGGAGAGCCTCCTGGAGGATAATCAGCAGTATCGAACAGAGGGAAGAGAACAAGGGTGGAGAAGAGAAGCTGAAGATGATCCGGGAATACAGGCAAAAG GTGGAGAAGGAGCTGAAGAATATCTGTAATGAAATTCTGGAAGCACTCGAAAGGCACCTACTCCCCTCTGCTAAGATAGGAGAGTCGAAGGTCTTCTACAACAAAAT GAAGGGTGATTACCATAGGTACCTGGCAGAGTTTGCCACTGGCAACGACAGAAAGGAGGCAGCAGAGAACAGTCTGGTGGCCTACAAAGCTGCTACTGATCTAGCCATGTCGGAGCTGCCACCCACACACCCCATCCGCCTTGGACTTGCCCTTAACTTCTCCGTCTTCTACTATGAGATCCTCAACTCACCTGACCGCGCATGCAG GTTGGCAAAGGCTGCATTTGATGACGCCATCGCAGAACTGGACACACTGAGTGAAGAAAGCTACAAGGACTCCACACTTATCATGCAGTTGTTACGTGACAACCTGACACTATGGACTTCAGATATGCAGGGAGAAG gtgaagaacagaacaaagagGCACTGCAGGATGCTGAGGATGAGGCCCAGTGA